A genome region from Leptospiraceae bacterium includes the following:
- the fliN gene encoding flagellar motor switch protein FliN, with product MADGSLSQEDIDALLGGGSFGGGGGDFGGGDGGASDDPFAGMNLGGGGDGPSSDAIAAALGPGFSPPPQTAKPSAGKMGGSMASSSSNLNLLMDVTMSLTVELGRTNMYIKDVLQLSEGAVVELDKNIGEELDLLANGKIIGRGKIIILDDYYGVQVTHIIDPMERLAMG from the coding sequence ATGGCAGATGGTTCCCTTTCGCAGGAAGATATTGATGCTCTATTAGGTGGCGGCAGTTTCGGTGGTGGCGGTGGTGATTTTGGTGGAGGAGACGGTGGTGCTAGCGATGATCCGTTCGCCGGAATGAATCTTGGTGGCGGTGGAGATGGTCCGAGTTCAGATGCAATTGCTGCTGCATTGGGTCCTGGTTTTTCGCCTCCTCCGCAAACAGCAAAACCTTCCGCAGGAAAGATGGGCGGTTCAATGGCGTCTTCTAGTTCCAATTTGAACTTACTCATGGACGTTACCATGTCTCTCACTGTAGAGCTTGGAAGAACGAATATGTATATCAAAGATGTATTGCAGTTGTCCGAAGGGGCGGTTGTCGAGTTAGATAAAAATATCGGAGAAGAGTTGGATTTACTTGCCAATGGAAAAATCATCGGGCGTGGGAAAATTATTATACTCGACGATTATTATGGCGTGCAAGTAACTCATATAATTGATCCAATGGAGCGGTTGGCCATGGGCTAA
- a CDS encoding transposase family protein yields the protein MHEHWHTDISYVNFRGTFVFLISVLDGFSRAILSWDIRTRMESFDAQIVLWRACDKWLNANNPNNPRLITDNGSQFLTSEFKATLKEFSMKNVRTSVNHPQSNGKLERFHGTIKSEAIRDMPKFTLEQIKKEIGEWIHFYNYERLHSSIDYVAPMDVIEGRRDSILSERKRKLLEGKQKRKEYSINAKTVFEVNSPVAA from the coding sequence GTGCATGAACATTGGCATACAGATATTTCGTATGTGAATTTTCGAGGGACATTCGTATTTTTGATTTCTGTTCTTGATGGATTTTCTAGGGCAATTCTTTCTTGGGATATTCGAACAAGAATGGAGTCTTTCGATGCTCAGATCGTTTTATGGAGAGCCTGTGATAAATGGTTAAATGCGAATAATCCTAATAATCCGCGATTGATTACTGATAATGGCTCACAATTCTTGACATCCGAGTTTAAAGCTACTCTGAAAGAATTTTCTATGAAGAATGTTCGAACTTCTGTGAATCACCCGCAATCAAATGGAAAGCTAGAACGCTTTCATGGAACTATTAAGTCAGAGGCTATTCGTGATATGCCTAAATTCACTTTGGAGCAAATAAAGAAAGAAATTGGCGAATGGATTCATTTTTACAACTATGAACGACTTCATTCGTCCATAGATTATGTTGCTCCAATGGACGTCATCGAAGGTCGAAGAGATTCTATTTTATCAGAACGAAAGCGAAAATTGCTTGAAGGAAAACAGAAACGAAAAGAATACTCAATCAATGCGAAAACAGTTTTTGAGGTTAACAGCCCTGTAGCGGCTTAG
- a CDS encoding GAF domain-containing protein — MPIVIIKYPDCFLLLIAMVFIFSCIPQEPKKIPPKAVKGVLDLRHFDTPDQSKEQKNEGDSAGHSVTESSRIAEPWDFATDGAINLDGEWEFYWKEFLPPTSVPMQKEDFTMKNGENSTFLTHHSSFMAVPSQWQNHGYPPDGYATYRLRILLPNSGLQPSVGYPLSIAMTDARTAYEMYINGKLASVNGKVGKNEEESEPFMRHSVFSIENIIEKKEIEILFHVSNFHHVRAGLWNTVILGKTQDLQRVAKQKFVLDLILFSALFIMALYHFGLYMNRKRDSAPFHFGLFCAVFALRTISINERMILDALPFLSSQIIYRFEIFTFYFGVINFSWFVCSLFPDEYSQKWNQILSICLIPCILAVLILPMRQYSQTLNFVQLVALTVILYVVFIAIRAYIHKRLGAKLFLVGFTLLAATIINDLLKGWGLFFTPSLGSYGLLSFVIFQSQILSRRFASGFEEAEKLSTDLEQKSNRLEETSIELSTLTQNLEIKIQERTKDLEETKKEIEELNTFSHLVNSLPDLNSIFIEISKYFYYKFRISGVWLFLPDDKIEYLYAYKAYSYNKLPEDKYNYMMNKKISLNEKEGGITYKTFQRKKPFYLSRIPKFKFGVDKEIVETLSVISFLQVPLIRKEECVGVLFFSNWQEEMKLSKKEINTIANLCSQIAGSIDTNHLLQQIEKAKQKTIELNKLIKVLNELSKLEDIMQIVLWYILGKYHFPYYTLTILDSKDNKLKHSLSSLPEEISEKEVNIVKNITLPLDSSDTESLHLRAINDRKPMFISDAESYIKTDSGKFLLSVLKHKSFVILPIVLQNQPIGTIDLFSQEYVSLNEEDLIELSILSEQLAGIINGSLLINKLQEEKEKAIVANKETEKQKQEVEKSKAEIERIAEAMKMINAISSLPYIVQSMIIYLEEEFGFDTTFLLLVNENTNSLFANTIVANISTENLYFLKKLKIPLTKESGTLYATYNRRKILYLPRLPKKAKGIDFEIISRFGGKFILQVPLVIHDKTIGILNLSSSKEVIHLSKRNLFQLQLFADQIAGAVNNAYLSKKTEQAKQEIEKQKEETENLNQLIKSLNEDLNLKAIMQKVLRYVNLHFGIQYYALYKANPQKTYVELLEANIPEHMTDEERAKVLNIKIPVNNVKGVHAFPFKVRKPFFLSRFRKTGGTEEENLIIKLYQISSIFILPLILNNEIIGTLDFSSEKKMELSKDDITKLSILGEQLAGIFYGSTLLKQVQEEKENANTAKEESEKAKEQIQFLNEFSKVINSSNNLDVIFSHAVENLSKKIDADIFFLYLMDKAKNELFMRCSSGTDSDLIKKYNKIRIPLIPESGTAYFTYTSKKTLNLKNTKRISENKKTELDRMYEKDFQLNSVFQIPLLVNEEVIGIMHINKIGEMKKLSKDEIRFVESLCEQLALAVNTSFLLEETERAREESDNLNTLMKNVNSVSSIVDIMSFIMLYLETEYNFSDFSLLLNDN; from the coding sequence TTGCCTATTGTTATCATTAAATACCCTGATTGTTTTCTACTTCTTATCGCAATGGTTTTTATTTTTTCGTGCATTCCGCAAGAACCAAAGAAAATTCCACCAAAGGCGGTGAAGGGTGTTTTGGATTTGCGGCACTTCGATACGCCCGACCAGTCGAAGGAGCAAAAGAATGAAGGTGATAGCGCTGGCCACTCAGTGACCGAATCTTCTCGTATAGCAGAACCTTGGGACTTTGCGACTGACGGCGCAATCAATCTTGACGGAGAATGGGAGTTTTATTGGAAAGAGTTTTTGCCTCCCACTTCTGTCCCAATGCAGAAGGAAGATTTTACAATGAAGAATGGGGAAAATTCAACATTCTTAACTCATCATTCTTCCTTTATGGCAGTTCCCTCTCAATGGCAAAATCATGGTTATCCGCCAGATGGCTATGCCACCTATCGACTTCGGATTTTGCTTCCCAACAGTGGGTTGCAACCCTCTGTTGGGTATCCTCTCTCTATTGCAATGACTGACGCGAGAACGGCTTATGAGATGTACATCAATGGAAAATTGGCTTCTGTAAATGGAAAAGTAGGGAAGAACGAAGAAGAATCAGAACCCTTTATGCGACACAGCGTATTTTCAATTGAAAATATTATAGAAAAAAAGGAAATCGAAATTCTATTCCATGTATCTAATTTTCATCATGTTAGGGCAGGACTTTGGAACACTGTAATACTGGGCAAGACACAGGATCTGCAAAGAGTTGCCAAACAAAAGTTTGTTTTAGATTTAATCTTATTTAGCGCACTTTTTATCATGGCACTGTATCATTTTGGACTTTATATGAATCGAAAAAGAGATTCAGCCCCTTTTCACTTTGGATTATTTTGTGCTGTGTTTGCACTCCGAACTATTTCAATTAATGAAAGAATGATTCTGGATGCATTGCCATTTTTGAGTTCACAAATCATATATAGATTTGAAATTTTCACCTTTTATTTCGGGGTTATAAATTTCTCTTGGTTTGTCTGTTCTTTATTTCCTGATGAATATTCTCAGAAATGGAACCAAATACTTTCGATTTGTTTAATACCCTGCATTTTAGCAGTGCTAATTTTACCTATGCGTCAGTATTCTCAAACTCTAAATTTTGTTCAATTAGTTGCACTTACGGTCATATTATATGTTGTATTTATTGCGATTCGAGCTTACATACATAAAAGATTGGGAGCAAAACTTTTTCTAGTTGGATTTACTCTACTTGCCGCTACTATTATAAATGATCTTCTAAAAGGATGGGGTCTTTTCTTTACTCCTTCTCTTGGCAGTTATGGGCTTCTTAGTTTTGTCATTTTTCAATCTCAAATTCTATCCCGTCGTTTTGCAAGTGGATTTGAAGAGGCGGAAAAACTTTCGACTGACTTAGAACAAAAATCAAATAGGCTAGAAGAAACTTCAATCGAACTTTCGACATTAACACAAAACCTAGAGATAAAAATCCAAGAAAGAACAAAAGACTTAGAAGAAACCAAAAAAGAAATCGAAGAATTAAATACATTCTCCCATCTCGTTAATTCTCTTCCTGATTTGAATAGTATCTTTATCGAAATTTCAAAATACTTTTATTACAAATTTAGAATTTCAGGAGTTTGGCTTTTTCTGCCGGATGATAAGATAGAGTATTTATATGCATATAAGGCTTATAGTTATAATAAGTTACCTGAAGATAAATACAATTATATGATGAATAAAAAGATTTCTTTGAATGAAAAGGAAGGAGGAATTACATATAAAACATTTCAAAGAAAAAAGCCATTCTATTTAAGTAGGATTCCCAAATTTAAGTTTGGAGTTGATAAGGAAATTGTGGAAACTCTTTCTGTGATTTCATTTTTACAAGTCCCGCTGATTAGAAAAGAGGAATGTGTAGGAGTATTATTCTTTTCTAATTGGCAAGAAGAAATGAAACTTTCCAAAAAAGAAATTAACACAATCGCAAACCTCTGTTCTCAGATTGCGGGATCGATTGATACTAACCACTTACTACAACAAATAGAAAAAGCAAAACAAAAGACAATAGAGTTAAACAAGTTAATTAAAGTATTAAATGAGCTTTCCAAGTTGGAAGATATTATGCAGATAGTACTATGGTACATTCTAGGTAAATACCATTTCCCATATTATACTCTCACGATTCTAGATTCAAAGGACAACAAGTTAAAACATTCACTATCGTCTCTACCTGAGGAAATATCAGAGAAAGAAGTGAATATTGTAAAAAACATAACTCTACCATTGGATTCTTCTGATACAGAGAGTCTACATTTGAGAGCTATAAATGATAGAAAGCCAATGTTTATTTCGGATGCAGAATCTTATATAAAAACTGATAGTGGTAAATTCTTGTTATCCGTATTAAAGCATAAATCCTTCGTAATACTACCGATTGTTTTACAAAATCAACCAATAGGTACAATAGACTTATTTAGTCAGGAATATGTTTCCTTAAATGAAGAAGACTTAATTGAACTTTCAATTCTCTCTGAACAACTCGCGGGGATTATCAATGGGTCACTTCTTATAAATAAGCTACAAGAAGAAAAAGAAAAAGCGATAGTTGCCAATAAAGAAACAGAAAAACAAAAACAGGAGGTAGAAAAGTCAAAAGCAGAAATTGAAAGAATTGCGGAGGCTATGAAAATGATTAATGCAATCAGTTCTCTTCCTTATATAGTCCAATCTATGATTATATATTTGGAAGAAGAATTTGGTTTTGATACTACATTTCTTTTACTTGTAAATGAAAATACAAATTCTTTATTTGCAAATACAATCGTGGCAAATATTTCTACTGAGAATCTTTATTTTTTAAAGAAATTAAAAATACCTCTTACGAAAGAAAGTGGAACTCTATATGCTACATACAATAGGAGAAAAATACTTTATCTACCTAGATTACCGAAAAAAGCGAAAGGTATAGATTTTGAAATTATAAGTCGATTTGGTGGGAAATTTATTTTACAAGTCCCGCTTGTCATTCACGATAAAACAATTGGAATTCTAAATCTATCTTCATCAAAAGAAGTAATTCATCTTTCCAAACGGAATCTTTTTCAGTTACAATTATTTGCAGATCAGATTGCTGGTGCGGTAAACAATGCTTACCTTTCTAAAAAAACGGAACAAGCAAAACAAGAAATAGAAAAACAAAAAGAAGAAACCGAAAACTTAAACCAACTCATCAAGAGTTTAAATGAAGATTTGAATTTAAAAGCCATTATGCAAAAGGTTTTGCGCTATGTAAATTTGCATTTTGGAATTCAATATTATGCCCTTTATAAAGCAAATCCCCAAAAAACTTATGTGGAATTATTAGAAGCGAATATACCTGAGCATATGACAGACGAGGAGAGAGCAAAGGTTTTAAATATTAAAATTCCAGTCAATAATGTAAAAGGTGTACATGCTTTTCCTTTCAAAGTCAGAAAACCATTTTTTTTATCCAGATTCAGAAAGACGGGCGGAACAGAAGAGGAAAATTTAATTATTAAACTCTATCAAATTTCTTCCATATTCATACTTCCTCTTATACTAAATAATGAAATTATAGGAACATTAGATTTTTCGTCAGAAAAGAAAATGGAATTATCCAAAGATGATATTACAAAACTTTCTATTTTAGGAGAACAGTTGGCGGGAATTTTTTATGGATCAACTTTATTAAAGCAGGTGCAGGAAGAGAAGGAGAACGCAAATACTGCTAAGGAAGAATCCGAAAAAGCAAAAGAGCAAATTCAATTTCTGAATGAATTTTCGAAAGTGATTAATTCATCCAATAACTTAGATGTAATATTTAGTCATGCAGTAGAAAATCTTTCAAAAAAAATAGATGCAGATATATTTTTTCTTTATTTAATGGATAAGGCAAAGAATGAATTGTTCATGAGATGCAGTTCAGGAACGGATAGTGATTTAATAAAGAAATACAATAAAATTAGAATTCCGCTTATCCCGGAATCGGGTACCGCCTATTTTACATATACTAGTAAAAAAACTTTAAATCTAAAAAATACAAAAAGAATTTCGGAAAATAAGAAAACAGAATTGGATAGAATGTATGAAAAGGATTTTCAGTTAAACTCCGTATTTCAGATTCCGCTTTTAGTTAACGAAGAAGTTATCGGAATTATGCATATTAATAAAATAGGCGAAATGAAGAAATTAAGTAAAGATGAAATTCGATTTGTAGAATCCCTATGCGAACAATTAGCATTAGCCGTAAATACTTCTTTTTTATTGGAAGAGACAGAGCGGGCACGGGAAGAGTCGGACAATCTAAATACATTAATGAAGAATGTGAATTCTGTATCGAGTATAGTAGATATAATGTCATTTATTATGCTTTATTTAGAGACGGAATATAATTTTTCTGATTTTAGTTTGTTATTAAATGACAATTAG
- a CDS encoding adenylate/guanylate cyclase domain-containing protein has product MDMNIPFENLSGIFKNILENKQLTFVEKENIAEDDLIARDWIKEGEFDYLLFLPLVIYDELIGVLFCHSPKKDMTLTKEKLDKLGRFTELIAGSVFNAQLLKKVEESKELAESAKMEAEIEKNIAQMAQKESEVERQKSEKLLLNILPKDVAKELKEKGFAEPVLFENVSVMFTDFKGFTTIAEGLSPKKLVEELDQCFSYFDALMERYHLEKLKTIGDSYMCAGGIPNKNTTHAIDCVLAALEIQSIMQQMKELKEMAGLPYWELRLGIHSGSLVAGVIGEKKFAYDVWGDTVNTASRMESSGTPGKINISGSTYEFVKDFFECEYRGKVKAKNKGDVDMYYVEGLKKRIFQRGRQKNSQRKVLGQSLRCLK; this is encoded by the coding sequence ATGGATATGAATATCCCGTTCGAAAATCTATCCGGTATTTTTAAAAATATATTAGAGAATAAACAATTAACTTTTGTAGAAAAAGAAAATATTGCGGAAGATGATTTAATTGCAAGGGACTGGATAAAGGAAGGAGAGTTTGATTATTTACTATTCTTGCCGCTTGTAATTTATGATGAGTTAATTGGTGTTCTATTTTGTCATTCTCCTAAAAAAGATATGACATTAACAAAGGAGAAGCTTGATAAACTGGGACGATTTACAGAACTGATTGCAGGCTCAGTCTTTAACGCTCAATTATTAAAAAAAGTAGAAGAGTCCAAAGAATTAGCCGAGTCAGCAAAAATGGAAGCAGAGATAGAAAAAAACATCGCACAAATGGCTCAAAAAGAGTCAGAGGTAGAACGACAAAAATCAGAGAAGCTACTCCTGAATATCCTCCCAAAAGATGTAGCAAAAGAGCTCAAAGAAAAAGGTTTTGCAGAGCCTGTGTTGTTCGAAAACGTGAGTGTGATGTTTACGGACTTCAAAGGATTTACTACGATAGCAGAAGGCCTTTCTCCTAAAAAACTAGTAGAAGAATTAGACCAATGTTTTTCTTATTTTGATGCACTGATGGAAAGGTATCATCTAGAAAAATTAAAAACAATAGGCGATAGTTATATGTGTGCGGGAGGGATTCCGAATAAAAACACGACCCATGCAATTGACTGTGTCCTCGCTGCTTTGGAAATCCAATCTATCATGCAGCAAATGAAAGAATTAAAAGAAATGGCAGGCCTTCCGTATTGGGAGTTACGTCTGGGTATCCACAGTGGTTCTTTAGTTGCCGGTGTTATCGGTGAGAAAAAATTTGCTTACGATGTATGGGGTGATACGGTGAATACGGCAAGTCGTATGGAGTCGAGTGGGACACCCGGCAAAATTAACATTAGCGGGTCGACATATGAATTCGTGAAGGATTTCTTTGAGTGTGAGTATCGCGGAAAAGTGAAAGCAAAGAATAAAGGGGATGTAGATATGTACTATGTGGAAGGTTTAAAAAAAAGAATATTCCAAAGAGGGAGACAAAAAAACTCCCAACGGAAAGTTTTGGGGCAAAGTTTACGGTGTTTGAAGTAA
- a CDS encoding RsmE family RNA methyltransferase — protein sequence MNRIILEESERIEDSLYCLTERKSNHILKILKSNIGDTVKVGLINHSIGNGIVQSIDLVSRNVILFYNSLEGNKNIPQSKLGNIRIFSSIQRPQTVKKIIQLSATCGIQELFFFPADKSESSYLNSSLWSKESLLGEIILGLEQGGRIYSPQITVLKNKYRIQENLISGNRYILDFGGKYLLDPTFSINPGEPLQFVIGPESGLTEDDLAFFLKLQFDRISVSENILRSENALAYLLSQIELLKSRPTGK from the coding sequence ATGAATCGAATAATTTTAGAGGAATCTGAAAGAATTGAAGATTCTTTATACTGTTTAACAGAAAGGAAATCCAACCATATTCTAAAAATCCTTAAATCAAATATTGGAGACACTGTAAAGGTAGGATTAATCAATCACTCCATAGGAAATGGAATCGTACAGTCTATTGATTTAGTTAGTCGAAACGTTATTCTTTTTTACAATAGCCTAGAGGGTAATAAAAATATACCGCAATCTAAACTTGGAAATATAAGAATTTTTTCATCCATTCAAAGACCACAAACTGTAAAAAAAATAATACAACTATCAGCTACTTGCGGAATTCAAGAATTATTCTTTTTCCCAGCCGACAAATCTGAATCATCTTATTTAAATTCTTCCCTGTGGTCAAAAGAAAGTCTTTTAGGGGAAATCATTTTAGGACTAGAGCAAGGGGGAAGAATCTACTCCCCACAAATTACAGTATTAAAAAATAAATACCGAATACAGGAAAATCTAATTAGCGGTAATCGTTACATACTTGACTTTGGCGGAAAATACTTATTAGACCCAACTTTTTCTATAAACCCTGGTGAGCCTTTGCAGTTTGTCATAGGACCAGAATCAGGACTTACAGAAGATGATTTGGCATTTTTTTTAAAGTTACAATTTGATCGAATTTCTGTATCGGAAAATATTCTCCGAAGTGAAAATGCGTTAGCGTATTTATTGTCTCAGATAGAACTTCTAAAAAGCCGTCCCACCGGAAAATAA
- the crcB gene encoding fluoride efflux transporter CrcB, with the protein MKYLFIFLGGGLGSVTRFFLSDLTNRIFGNHFPHGTLVVNVIGSCIIGILFALNEHRLDSIPVFRQLVFIGFLGGFTTFSSFSLETMHLFLQAKFLPAILNVFLNLCLCLFAVSLGYMIAKRF; encoded by the coding sequence ATGAAATATTTATTTATATTTTTAGGTGGTGGACTTGGAAGTGTCACTCGGTTTTTTTTATCTGACCTGACCAATCGAATTTTCGGAAATCATTTTCCTCATGGAACACTTGTCGTAAATGTGATCGGTTCTTGTATCATTGGAATTCTTTTTGCATTAAATGAACACCGGCTGGATTCAATTCCTGTTTTTAGACAATTAGTATTTATTGGATTTTTGGGAGGTTTCACTACATTTTCCTCTTTTAGTTTAGAAACCATGCATCTATTTTTGCAGGCGAAATTTCTTCCGGCAATTCTAAATGTTTTTTTAAATTTGTGCCTTTGTCTTTTTGCAGTCAGCCTTGGTTATATGATTGCTAAAAGGTTTTAA
- a CDS encoding transposase produces MEAIALELGINRKTVSNYVQMSPGEYIAYERESRIRKRIPAEYKEKILEIYRKNGFKRLNMTGVYDYLEEIVGKLAFTDRTLRNYINSLIQNGELKISETIRMYEKVAPLPFGKQMQMDFGQYKFKSGLKVYIFATLLSASRFKYVSFQDKPFRGKDIIEHLLNCFEYFGGQPEELVIDQDAALVASENHGDILYTKEFSHFIEEMNLKMYVCRKADPESKGKVENLVGYVKHNFLDIRDYSEIEELCKSGLLWLDRRANGSISAATGLIPADVITEERKFFTSNSKFYF; encoded by the coding sequence ATGGAGGCGATAGCCTTAGAATTGGGAATAAACCGGAAGACGGTATCAAATTATGTTCAAATGAGTCCAGGGGAATACATAGCCTATGAGCGGGAATCTAGAATTCGGAAGCGAATTCCGGCAGAATATAAAGAGAAGATATTGGAGATATACCGCAAGAATGGCTTCAAGCGTCTTAATATGACGGGAGTGTATGATTACCTCGAAGAGATTGTTGGTAAATTGGCATTTACCGATCGAACGTTACGAAATTACATCAATTCATTAATTCAGAATGGCGAATTAAAAATATCCGAGACAATAAGGATGTATGAAAAAGTTGCACCTTTACCGTTTGGAAAACAGATGCAGATGGATTTTGGTCAATACAAATTTAAATCAGGTTTAAAAGTATATATATTTGCCACACTATTATCCGCAAGTAGATTTAAGTATGTTTCATTTCAAGACAAACCATTTCGTGGAAAAGATATTATTGAACACCTACTTAATTGTTTTGAATACTTTGGAGGTCAGCCGGAAGAGTTAGTAATCGATCAAGATGCTGCGTTAGTTGCATCTGAAAATCATGGAGACATTCTATATACAAAAGAATTTTCTCATTTCATAGAAGAAATGAATTTGAAGATGTATGTATGTCGGAAAGCAGATCCAGAATCAAAAGGGAAGGTCGAGAATTTAGTTGGCTATGTGAAGCACAATTTTCTGGATATTCGAGATTATTCGGAGATAGAAGAATTATGTAAGAGCGGATTATTATGGTTAGACCGAAGAGCAAATGGAAGTATCTCCGCAGCAACGGGCTTAATTCCAGCCGATGTCATTACTGAAGAAAGAAAGTTTTTTACATCCAATTCGAAATTCTATTTTTAA
- a CDS encoding NAD(P)-dependent alcohol dehydrogenase, producing the protein MKAVICEGYGAPEVLKIQDLPKPIPKSDEVLIRIKATCVNSGDVRVRGLAVTGLMKFAMLMAIGFSKPRKPILGTVLSGIIEEVGSKVNEFSVGDNVMAITGFSFGTYAEYICINKNKSIIAMPSNANYAEAASIIFGGSTSYYFLKKARLDESPKKILIFGAAGSVGVAAIEIAKYYKADVVAVASSSGLELAKTLGARQALDYTKSEHKACTEKFDVVFDAVGKTKKTDFSNLLNPNGLYLTVGGWDVADETVVQLKFLKKLFEEGIMHAVIDKTFPLEKIVDAHRYVDTGRKKGNVVITI; encoded by the coding sequence ATGAAAGCAGTAATTTGTGAAGGCTACGGAGCTCCTGAAGTTTTAAAAATACAAGACTTGCCAAAACCAATTCCTAAATCAGACGAGGTGCTAATTCGAATTAAGGCAACTTGCGTCAATTCTGGAGATGTTCGAGTGCGTGGGCTTGCTGTCACAGGGCTTATGAAATTCGCAATGCTTATGGCGATCGGATTTAGCAAACCTCGAAAACCTATTTTAGGTACTGTGTTATCTGGTATCATTGAAGAAGTTGGGAGCAAGGTAAATGAATTTTCGGTCGGAGACAATGTTATGGCTATCACTGGTTTTAGTTTTGGGACGTATGCCGAATATATTTGCATAAACAAAAATAAATCAATCATCGCAATGCCGTCTAACGCTAATTATGCTGAGGCGGCTTCTATTATTTTTGGTGGGTCGACTTCGTATTATTTTTTGAAAAAAGCACGACTTGACGAGTCCCCCAAAAAAATCCTAATATTTGGAGCTGCGGGATCAGTCGGAGTTGCCGCGATTGAAATTGCGAAATACTACAAGGCGGATGTCGTTGCAGTCGCTAGTAGTTCTGGACTAGAGTTAGCTAAAACGTTAGGCGCACGACAAGCACTTGATTATACAAAATCAGAGCATAAAGCCTGCACAGAAAAATTCGATGTTGTGTTCGATGCAGTTGGCAAAACAAAAAAGACAGATTTTTCTAATCTACTCAATCCAAATGGATTGTATTTAACTGTTGGCGGTTGGGACGTTGCAGATGAAACAGTTGTCCAATTGAAATTTTTGAAAAAGCTGTTCGAGGAAGGAATAATGCACGCAGTCATTGATAAAACATTTCCTTTGGAAAAAATTGTTGACGCTCATCGTTATGTGGATACAGGCAGGAAGAAAGGAAATGTAGTTATCACTATCTAG
- a CDS encoding transposase: MEKAKERTRRFWSADEKIGIIREHLHKVKLVDTCDEKNIHPTMFEYSLKQVLEAGREALAGTNKKEMRATDRLLSKHKEEIERKNQIIAELTGEILDLKKELGDI, encoded by the coding sequence ATGGAAAAGGCAAAAGAAAGAACGAGAAGATTTTGGAGTGCGGATGAAAAGATAGGAATAATCAGAGAACATCTGCATAAAGTAAAGTTAGTTGACACGTGTGATGAGAAGAATATTCATCCTACTATGTTTGAGTATAGTTTAAAACAGGTATTGGAAGCGGGGCGAGAAGCATTAGCTGGAACGAACAAGAAAGAGATGCGGGCGACCGACCGTTTGTTGTCCAAGCATAAAGAAGAAATTGAGCGTAAGAACCAGATTATCGCTGAGCTGACAGGTGAAATACTTGACTTAAAAAAAGAACTTGGGGACATCTGA